Proteins encoded in a region of the Eschrichtius robustus isolate mEscRob2 chromosome 16, mEscRob2.pri, whole genome shotgun sequence genome:
- the SNN gene encoding stannin, protein MSIMDHSPTTGVVTVIVILIAIAALGALILGCWCYLRLQRISQSEDEESIVGDGETKEPFLLVQYSAKGPCVERKAKLTPNGPEVHG, encoded by the coding sequence ATGTCCATCATGGACCACAGCCCCACCACCGGTGTGGTCACGGTCATCGTCATCCTCATCGCCATCGCTGCCCTGGGGGCCTTGATCCTGGGCTGCTGGTGCTACCTGCGGCTGCAGCGCATCAGCCAGTCGGAGGACGAGGAGAGCATCGTGGGGGATGGCGAGACCAAGGAGCCCTTCCTGCTGGTGCAGTACTCGGCCAAGGGACCGTGCGTGGAGAGGAAGGCCAAGCTGACCCCCAACGGCCCTGAAGTCCACGGCTGA